One Candidatus Poribacteria bacterium genomic window, TACCCCCGTAATTTCTGAAGATAGTGTTGACAGCCCAACTGCGAACGGGAGTCCGGTCAGCACCATCCATCGCATACCAAACGTCCATGCCCCCGGAAACCTCCCTTTTTCTCGCTCCCATGCCCGCGATAACACAGGGAACATTGCCCCCATCATGAATGCCCCAGGTAGAATCGTAAAGGCGTTGACAATCGTATACGCCAAGCCGTACCATGTGTTGGCATCCACGCCGTCCGAACTCAGTTTCGACACCAGAATCGCATCCACTCGGAAATAGAGTAGATTGAAAAGGTTACCGATGGCAAACGGTAATGCCTGCTGCATCAACACTGTCACAATCTCTCGACTCGGTTGAAAGGCGAGTGGTGTGAAACGAAATCGAGTCAGTCCAACGCTCAAAATCAGGTTCATACAACCCGCTACCAACATGGCGTGACAGACAGTCATGAGTCCATAGTTAAACAGAATCGCGCCGCCACCGATTAAAAGAAACACGCCACGCTCGGCTATCACAGTGAGCGCTTCATATTTCATCTTTTCGTGGGCGCGAAAGACACACCGATACAACTGCGCTAAGGAATTCGCAATCTCTGCCAGTCCTAAGAAGACTATCATCTCTACGATTATCGGGGTATAGAGGAATATACCACTAACAATCATGATGGCGTAAGCAATGATTGACAGCATGCAGCGAACAATCAGTGCGTTGCCGAGGTAATGCCGCGTCTGTTGCAAATGGAGCGTCATTTCTCGTATGAGCGGGTTTTGCATGCCGAGTTCCGTTAGACTTGCAATCAGGTTCGTGAGTGCAATTGCAACAAAATAGCCGCCAAGTTCACTTTCTGAGAAATAACGGGGCATAAGCCATATCGTTATTACGAGTGAACCCAGGCGACTGATAAGATGCGCACTAAAGAGACTCGACGTGTTTTTAAAAATACGATTCACTGTTTCTAATTGACGTGAGTTTGATGCAACAATCCATCATTCTCACCTGTCAAACACATTCCCTATTGCTGATCGCTGACTGCTGATAGCCAATGACTAATACAATCCAACTCTAACGTAGTTCGGTACCAAAGTCCAATAACTATCAGTATCTCCATTCTTTAAAAGTTCCTGACCGAGATGCGCAATTGTTGCCCCGCGTGGGACATTGAAAATCGCATCTGCAAAGTGCACCCGTTCACCGAGGTTTTCCCGAACGACATTCCCATAGGTCTCCAACCCATCCCCAACAAAGTTGATAGTGTAATCGGGTATAGTATCTGCTTTGATACGTTCCAAGAAGGCATCTATCGGCAAGCAGAGGTCCTCGCTGAGGCGTTGCCATTTCGTGTTTCCTTTGAAAATGGCACCGTAGATTTCACTACGCCGCGCATCGAGTAGTGGGCAGATGATACTATTTGACCATCGCAGATTGTAAGCGATTGCCTCTAAGGTTGAGACACCGATGATCGGTTTGTCAACAGCATAGCAGATAGATTTGACTGTCGCGACACCGATACGGATACCTGTGAACGATCCAGGTCCAATACCGACAGCACATCCATCTAAATCGTCCGCTGTAATGTTGCCCCATTTCAGGACGCTATCAATCGCAGGCATCAATCTGGAGGAGTGTGCTTGGACGATATCGAGCGTATGCTCCGCCACTAAATTATCGCTATCTATTAAAGCAACACTCCCAATTGGAGTCGAGGTATCAACACCTAAAATTTTCATTCAAGTTCAACCAGTAATTGTGAGCCAGAATCGTTATCTTGCTCGCTTTCGATTAAAACCACCTCAGGCGTTACAGAGTCTTGGACATCATCAGACAGAATGACAGGCAAAATTTTATCTAACGCTTCTTGAAGGTTTCCAGTAAAAGGTTTGTAAGGGATAGACAAGGTCTTTAGGACTTCTTCAAAACGTCTATATCCATTTTCAATCTGGAGTTCAACCCAGAGAATATTCTCTGAATCCATCTGTTGTTTATTGGTATCAGAAAGTTTATTGGCTACAAGAACTCGGCCGCTGCGGGCAAATACTGCGTCAGCACTTTCAGGATTACCTTTTCCCATTAATTTCACTTCACAAGGATAATCTTTGCCTGTGTCATCAAACAGGTAAAAATCGGATTCACGTTCTGATTCTGGAAGATTTCTCTGATCGAAGTATTTTTTCGGTACTTGAAAGAGAGCGCAAAGAGCGATCATCAAAGGTTTTTCAACTTGTTTTCCAGCAGTACTCCATAATCCGCCCCGAAGTGCTGAACGTTTCACAGCGAGTGTATTGATTACAATCAAACTCTCGTTGATGTTCAAATCGACACTCACATCCCGAAATTTTATTGTGAGAGCAACATCCATACTACCTTGTTCAGTCAAACTGTTAATGGCATCGTAGAGTGCATCGTAGTGCTCTAAGGATGCTTCCAACACAATTTTCTTGCGAGTTGAATTATACATATTTGAGATTGTTTTCATGTTCAGACCTGAGTGAACTGCAACTTCCTCTTTGGTGAGTGAATCTGAACAGAGGAGTTCTTTTTTGTACCAATCAACTGTTATATTTTTATTTTCCAACTTAGCACAAGCAACGCGTTTAAAAAAGTCAACAACGTATTGCAAGAACTCAGCATCGATCAGAGTCAAGACTTCGGACCGGTAATCCTGTCCTGCAAGGAGTTTTCGGATAATGTTCTTAATAACAGCACCAGTAACGGTCATGAATTTTGGTTCCTTTCAGTAAGCTGAGACTTTAATTCTGTAAGTAATAGAGACCGAGGCTTTGCATCAGTAAACAAGTTGACATCAAACAGTTGTTTGGCACGTTCAACATATTCGGCTTCCTTTTCACAGAGGAGAAAATACCTTTCATGAGTGAGCGCAACGTATCCGACTGTTCCACTACCACCAAATGGATCAAAGACAAGGTCTCCTTTAAAGGAATAAAATCGCACAATACGCGTTGCTAATTCAGGTGGGAAAACTGCCGGATGAACTTTGTCTGTTGCCGGATTAATATGCCATAGGTTCGTTTTTTCATACTCCCCCATAACTTTGCTCGCCTCAACTATTTCTTTGTCGTATTGCCGAATATTCCAATCGATGAGTTTGTTTGTTTTCTTTCGATACACCATAACGCTTTCAGTGACAGAATTCGCCTTGTAACCAAGGGGCTTACGATGTTGGAAAAATCCTCCGTTTCGGTTTTTGGAGGCATAGTCAGGTTTTGTCCAAACAATATCGTCTATAAACTCCCATCCCATGTCAGTAAGGCGCGGGTGCATATCGTAAGGGATAGCATATCTCTTACTTGAATGTGCTCGACTAATGCGCGGCACGATAACAGGTGATGTATTAAGAACAAAAAAACGTCCTTCTTTGGTAATACGATGCGTTTCCTTAAAAACAGCGGTTAGGAAGTCAAGATATGCCTCGTAGCTTTGATAAATTGTGTAGTCGCGGGCATTGTAATAAGGGGGTGATGTGAAGGTGAGATGGATTGACTCGTCTGGAATCACTTTTAATGCCTTCTGCACGTCGGCGTGAACAATCGCATTTTTAAGAGCATCCGGACTGGATGGATGTGAAGGGTCTTTTTTGGCATTTTGTGAGCGTGCACTTTTGTCCTTCACTTCGCTAGCAAGGTGTTCTCGGATGAGTTCATTTGGATGTTCATGTAGCGAGTCTAATGCCTTTTGGACTTCGGGTTTTTCCTTGAAGTAGAGTAGCCCGCGCAGTGCTTGTAGGATGACCTTTGGATCTGCGTCTGCAAGATGCTGCATCAAAACTGGAATTGCCTTTTCATGCCTCATACGTCCGATTGCAGAAATTGCCTCGCGACGGGCGAGTGTGTTTTTTTCAGTGGAGGCGAGTTGGGAGAGTTCGCGTAAAAATCTGGAGTTTTTGAGTTTTCCTACGTTTTTTGCGGCGAGCGTGCGAATTTTAGGGTTCGTATGTGTGAGTAGAGGGACGAAAAGTTCACCATTGAATCCTGCTGGTAATTTACCGAGATTATCAAGTAGAGACAAAAGAGTTGGTTCATCGCAAGTTGGTGCGAGAGCATTCTTAAAAAATTGTGAATCTGGATTTAATTTTTCTGCGTCGATTTGGACTTTGGCAAACATGTTCTTCTCTTTTCCTCCGATCTGTATTATTTCCGTTCCTTAGTGAGCAGATCCTAAGCCCGCTACTACAGCGAGTTTTAATTCAACCGCGAAAGTAGTTTATGAAGATGCTGTATGTCCCGTTCAATTGCCGCCGCATCTGGTGGCGATTCTGCGATTTGAAGGTATTTCTCAAAAGCTGCAATACCTTCACCGTAGGCGTGGTTTTTGTAATGCAGATAACCGAGCAGACGATAATCGGTTGCTGCATGAGGCAGCAACCACGTGATGCGTTCCGCCGCGATGAGTGCTTTATCGTAACGCTCAAGCAGCGTATAGGCACGCACCAAATTCCGTAGAATACGCGCTAAAATCTCCCG contains:
- a CDS encoding flippase produces the protein MNRIFKNTSSLFSAHLISRLGSLVITIWLMPRYFSESELGGYFVAIALTNLIASLTELGMQNPLIREMTLHLQQTRHYLGNALIVRCMLSIIAYAIMIVSGIFLYTPIIVEMIVFLGLAEIANSLAQLYRCVFRAHEKMKYEALTVIAERGVFLLIGGGAILFNYGLMTVCHAMLVAGCMNLILSVGLTRFRFTPLAFQPSREIVTVLMQQALPFAIGNLFNLLYFRVDAILVSKLSSDGVDANTWYGLAYTIVNAFTILPGAFMMGAMFPVLSRAWEREKGRFPGAWTFGMRWMVLTGLPFAVGLSTLSSEITGVLFPTYTPDEIGKVSKALQWLSWSGGLIFVTTAVQSVLRATDKRRAFSVLMGTTALLNICLNLFLIPRFSHVGAAMAMVISEGYLLVVGIGYISRNIVRFGETPLILPTLLKAVFLCGVMGIGLTLLKGFLSIWVLIPLAVVFYGAGIAIFGELRSRFQFD
- the tsaB gene encoding tRNA (adenosine(37)-N6)-threonylcarbamoyltransferase complex dimerization subunit type 1 TsaB — encoded protein: MKILGVDTSTPIGSVALIDSDNLVAEHTLDIVQAHSSRLMPAIDSVLKWGNITADDLDGCAVGIGPGSFTGIRIGVATVKSICYAVDKPIIGVSTLEAIAYNLRWSNSIICPLLDARRSEIYGAIFKGNTKWQRLSEDLCLPIDAFLERIKADTIPDYTINFVGDGLETYGNVVRENLGERVHFADAIFNVPRGATIAHLGQELLKNGDTDSYWTLVPNYVRVGLY
- a CDS encoding CfrBI family restriction endonuclease yields the protein MTVTGAVIKNIIRKLLAGQDYRSEVLTLIDAEFLQYVVDFFKRVACAKLENKNITVDWYKKELLCSDSLTKEEVAVHSGLNMKTISNMYNSTRKKIVLEASLEHYDALYDAINSLTEQGSMDVALTIKFRDVSVDLNINESLIVINTLAVKRSALRGGLWSTAGKQVEKPLMIALCALFQVPKKYFDQRNLPESERESDFYLFDDTGKDYPCEVKLMGKGNPESADAVFARSGRVLVANKLSDTNKQQMDSENILWVELQIENGYRRFEEVLKTLSIPYKPFTGNLQEALDKILPVILSDDVQDSVTPEVVLIESEQDNDSGSQLLVELE
- a CDS encoding DNA methyltransferase, with the protein product MFAKVQIDAEKLNPDSQFFKNALAPTCDEPTLLSLLDNLGKLPAGFNGELFVPLLTHTNPKIRTLAAKNVGKLKNSRFLRELSQLASTEKNTLARREAISAIGRMRHEKAIPVLMQHLADADPKVILQALRGLLYFKEKPEVQKALDSLHEHPNELIREHLASEVKDKSARSQNAKKDPSHPSSPDALKNAIVHADVQKALKVIPDESIHLTFTSPPYYNARDYTIYQSYEAYLDFLTAVFKETHRITKEGRFFVLNTSPVIVPRISRAHSSKRYAIPYDMHPRLTDMGWEFIDDIVWTKPDYASKNRNGGFFQHRKPLGYKANSVTESVMVYRKKTNKLIDWNIRQYDKEIVEASKVMGEYEKTNLWHINPATDKVHPAVFPPELATRIVRFYSFKGDLVFDPFGGSGTVGYVALTHERYFLLCEKEAEYVERAKQLFDVNLFTDAKPRSLLLTELKSQLTERNQNS